One Xyrauchen texanus isolate HMW12.3.18 chromosome 26, RBS_HiC_50CHRs, whole genome shotgun sequence genomic window, GTTAAATGTGCGTCTCCAGTTATTTATTTGCCGAGAAAGGGAATGCCAGTTCGTGTCATATAGTCCAAATGTTTTTGAAAGGCTTTCAAACTGACAATGTATAAGTCGCATTTGTATTTGTCTTTCAATTTTTGTTTCTCAGGTGTTTAAACGCTTTGTCGAAATCGGCCGCGTTGCTTTCATTGCATTCGGCCCACATGAGGGCAAGTTGGTGGCAATTGTAGATGTAATTGACCAAAACAGGGTGAGTTTGTGATTTCAACTGTATAATGTGCTGGTACAGTGTTTCATTTAAATAAGATGGTCTAACGTTTATGTAACCTGATTCTTTGTGCTAAATCACATATGGCATGTTTAACTTAgtagttttgtcattatttagGCACTGGTAGATGGCCCATGCACAGGAGTGAAGAGACAGGCTATGCCATTCAAGTGTTTGCAACTCACTGACTATGTCATCAAAGTACCTCACAGGTAAGCTTATGTGCTTGAGGTTTTTTCATTTACTATATtgattacatttagatttttattcactgagctgaattttTAGTTTATTGAAGCAGTATTTCATTATCCATGGTGCAAAATTATATACATGTCTTTTTTAGATTGCAACAAACTTGAAAGGAAAAAAGGACAAAgttgattttattgttttatatttgctAATTACATTCTTCGTCAATTTCCTACATCACGTTTTCGGTTGACTTAAGCGCCCGTCAGAAGTACGTGAGACGTGCCTGGGAAAAGGCGGAGATCAACCAGAAGTGGGAAGAAAGCAGCTGGGCCAAGAAAATTGAGGCCAGAAAGAAGGTATGTGATGCCACTCCAAACAGATACTTAAAGACCCTACTGAGTCCTAAGATACAACAGTTGGCTGATGGGGATTTAAATGGTTttgtttttgctaaattaaaatgGACTATTGTGTGATAAATGTTTAGTGAATCTTGACTCATCTTGGTTGGATTACAGGGAATTTAACATATAAGAATATTTATCTGCTGCTTAATGTTTTACTACCATGCTAAATATCATTCTCTTAACAGAGGGCCACAATGTCTGACTTCGATCGCTACAAAGTGATGAAGGCTAAGAAAATGGTACGTTTTTGTTAAATGGTAGAGGGAAAAAAAATAAGTTACTTGTATAATGCTTCAGAAGAGGTGGTGTGAACAAACTAACCTATATGACTGTTTACTCTCTGCAGAGGAACAAGATCATCAAGCACGAGATGAAAAAGCTCCAGAAAGCTGCCACAGCACAAAAGAAAGCATAACATATCTTCAATAAATGTGTTTGAATTGGAGCTTTGTCAGTTGTTAATGTGCATTATATTGCCCAACAACAGATTGGTAGATGTTTTTGAAGGTGATTTTGCACAGGGTTTTTATCAGATATGTTAAATTGTCATCTAAAAGGTAAATAATTTAACACCAGTGTCTTAACACATggtaatgtaaaatatatatagcaAAAGACAGAATTAAGatgtttattttgaaatgcaGCCATTTTGCACGACTGCAGTGACCTCTGAACGCATCTtcatatttaacattttgaattccAAAGTTTGACTTAGCAACCATGAGAATTGGACACATTTTAGTGAAACCTTACAAAAGAGATGGAATCATGTTAATTTTATCACATTGATGGACAAGTAGAATGCTttcaattaattttttatatctgGACTCCTATTTTCAGAGAAGATTGTTCAtagtttgaaaaacaaaaatccttgtgacaattaaaacaaattttaatcAATATTCACAATTAAAATCATGAGACGAAACAAACTTCAATTATGTAacagacattaaaaaacaaaacttttatatTGATGCAATGGTTTAGAGAGACATTACTGGAATTCAGTGATGCTGGGcagaaattatattacacaagttATTCAATGACAGCCCACAAATGACTCGTTATATTTTTCCATTCTTTGAATTGAACTCCGACGTGATGTCGGTTTCTGCTTAAAGATAGGGGAACGTAGGAAACGGGTGTCTGTGTATTTGTCTCCACGTCTAAgttttctaaaaaagaaaaaaagtgagtAGATCATGAAAAAGCACATTAATAAAGTGCAAAATTAGctttaaaatatacaataaataaattgtatttaaaaaaacaaggtGCTCCAAAGCATTTATAGCACATTAAAATggggtagttcaccccaaaatttaatttatttttcatttttggcaaaCTCTTTTAAACACATTCGGAatattatttttctaaaaaatacaaatttcaagATAATTTGTGgtcaaaataattataaagcTATTATTGTTATTGGAAGTACTTACGAACTGATTGATGGCTCCTTGTAGTTGACAGTGCTTGTGCATCGCCGCTTGCGAGTGGAGGTTTGAGGGGTAACTTGAGTATACAAAGGCTTCTGATAGGCTGCAGGGGAGAGATTTGTCACATCACTCAAGCCTAAGCCCAGAAAGGAGTGAACAACCAGCCCAcctgcagaaacacaaacagtgcgtgtgtgtgtgtgacaaatacATGACCATTTTACGTTTAGCACTTCCAGAAATGGTGACAATGGTGAGTTTGTGAAAGACACAGCAGCAGATTGGTGAGACAGCTCAAACTTGTTAGAAGAGACAGAGAATGAATGAGATTATGTGCAGAGAAACATATTAAAAAGCTAAAGAAATATGAGTAAGGAATAAAAGTAAAGGATTATACCTTTTCTCCTGCCCCTATCCATCACCAAAGGCATTTCATTCTCTTGATCAGATACGTTGCTAGgacactttgaaaattcaaatACGGGGCAGTCAATCATCATAAGTTCTGCCTCTCCACCAGGGGTAACAGGGGTGGGAGACTCTACTGCCGATGCAGAGGGTGGAGCTATGGGAAAATATTTCCACAGTTAAAAAAACCCTGTACATCTGAAAGCAGTTCAGTAACAATGTTAACTTGTAGGCCAACATGAAATGCTAATCCACTGCATGTTTCCTCAcaaatttcaaatgtttattttagaaTTGTTGTTTTCCATGTACATGAAAAAGGACTCCAACTGTTTTCctaataattatttgaatatgaatttagtcaagtggtttttaattgtcgttcaaccatatacagttagtacagtacacagtgaaacgagacaacattccaccaggaccatggtgctacataaaacaacatagcacaaacacagaaccacatgagattacacagactaaataacatacctatataaggTGCACGTGCAAacttgtgcaaaaagtacgggacagtacaataaattactaaaaatttacaggacaataggcacagtacaGTCTgaacagtacacagtagtgcaaaaagatgacagtttctaaaaatgccaaatgtaaacaacatactatgagatattgTTCAATGCAcaaagcagttattgaggtagcagccaggtataaagtgacaataattaaagtgcaactccaGACACGTGTGCgtcagtccagtctctgtgtattgaggagtctgatggcttgggggaagaagctgttacacagtctggtcgtgacggcccgaatgcttcggtacctctaaCCAGACGGCTGGTTGCTTTGcgaatgcagtgttttttgtaaatgtctttgatggaaagaagagagaccccgatgatcttctcagctgtcctcactatcctctgcagggctttgcggtccgaaacagtgcaagtctcaaactaggcagtgatgcagctactcaggatgctctcaatagtccctctagagaatgtagtgaggatggggggggtgggagatgtgctttcctggtaatagagctggtgttgagggaccaggtgaggttctccgccaggtgaacaccaaggaatttggtgctcttgacgatctccccagaggagccgtcgatgttcagcggagagcggtcactctgctCTCCTAAAGTCCCAgagtcttttgttttgtccacattcagagacaggttgttgactctacaccagtccgttagccgcggAACCTCCTCTGTATGagatcggcgaacttaatgatgtggttcgaatggtgcattgctgcacagtcatgagtcagctgagtgaacagcagtggactgagcacacagccctggggtctccagtgctcagtgtggtggtggagatgctgttcccgatccggactgactgaggtctcccagtcaggaggtccaggatccagttgaagagggaggtgtccaggcccagcaggttcagctttccaatcaggtgctgaggaatgattgtgttgaatgctgagctgaagtctatgaacagcattcgaatgtatgagtcctttttatctaggtgggtgagggccagatggagggtggtggcgatggcgtcgcccgttgaacggtttggacgatacgcgaactgcagtgggtctagtgaggggggcagctgggtcttaatgtgcctcttgacgagcctctcgaagcacttcatgatgatgggtgtgagtgcgacgggacggcagtcgttgaggcaggacactgaagacttctttggcatggggacgatggtggtggccttgaagcacgttgtaATGAcagtgctgctcagagagatgttgaagatgtcggtaagaacatctgccagctggtctgcacatcctctgagtactctgccaggaatgttgtctggtccagcagccttccgtgggttgactctacgtagagttttcctcacatcagccgtggtaagacagagcacctggtcgttgggggGAGgtgtggtcttcctcgccaccacgtcgttctgggCTTCAAACCtagtgtagaagtcgttcagcgcatctggaagggaggcatctttgtcacaggcaactgatgttgtcctgtagttggtgatggcctggaagTGACTGGATTCTCTGGGTGTGTACACGCTTTgcctctgatggcccgggacagtttggccctcgccgTTCTTAgcgcagccttgtcgcctgctctgaaggtggagtctctgGTCCtaagcagcgcacgcacctccacagtcatccacggcttctggttggagcgtgtggtgatggtcttggagaagttgacatcatcaatgcacttgctgttgtagctggtcactgatgctgtgtattcctccaagttggtagagtcgccatatgttgcagcctccctgaacatgtgccagtcagtacactcaatggttctgaagagcagagatgactcctgctggccaggttttcacctgcttctggagtgtTTTTTTGCATctgacgagcagtctgtatgctgaaatttagggagcactgtcttgagatttgcatggttgaaatctccggcgacaataaacagtccgtcacggtgagcattctgcagtttgctcatagccccatacagttcacagagcgcttccttagcattagcgctgggggggaatttaaactctggttataataaaAGTGGTCAATccagtggtaaataaaaaggtctgcatctaacagtcacaagctccaccagtgatgagcagtaactagagtctagcatagagttattgcaccattccgtgttgatttAACAAGCCAccttgtgtgtttacatgcttTGTATGCAATCTTTGTAGTCCTTATGCACCAATTTGCATTTTTAAAGCACACAACAATTTCGAAATAAAATGTTGAGTTGGCAACGTGCAAGTTATGTTGTAGAAGTTGGGAAGGtatcttaaaataatattaaacataatttaccccaaaattaaaaatctctttcataatttacccaccctcatgccatccaagatgtttaaggatttcttctgctgaacataaagattttcagaagaatatctcagctctgtaggtccatacaaagtgaatggtgatttgatgctccaaaatggagataaagtcagcataaaagtaatccataacactccagtggtttaatcactCTCTTCTGAAGTGTTCCagtataactcctttttcacttcctagtgcttgacgcatgagCAGGGCACTATAGGAAGTGCAATCAAGCTTGGAATCATTATCATGAACCAACTGGTCCTCTACAGAAGACATTGCTTAAACCACTGGGTCTGATGGATTTTGATTAGGCTGACTTCATAAAAAAGTTTTGGAGCTTGATAACCATTCAATTGCACTGCACAGAACATctcggttacgtacataaccACGGTTctctgagacgaagggaacgagacattgcgtttactaacgcatatgagtgccttcatacacaacctatttgataCCTCTCTACAATAaaaccaatattctaatattggctgtgATGTTTGAGTCCCAACTGTTTTGGCATCAAACTGACCGCTCATTTAGACGCgaactgaccactataaaacaggtgcacacacaccatttcctcagaatttctgactgagaataaggagcgcattgctcgtgcctcaagaactcggagtcttgtggtgcggctagcAAATATTTTCTTCTGGGATTTAggactacaaactaaacagctAATAGTTTAATGGTGTTTCCACACTCAATGTTACCTTGGCAGATCTCTTGGGTTGGCTCTGACTGGCTGAAATCCTCAGAAGCAGTACAGACTGGTGACTCTGGAGGCAGAGGGCCTGAATCATCTGGAAGATGAAGGCCAGTATCTTCAATTTCAGTCCTCTTTTCTTCTGTAAAAAACAGTTTAAGACATGATAAATGTCACACAGAAGTCACCAACGTAAATTAAAAACTTTCCATGCTTACCTGTGTTCTCCATTTCAACATTGTGCTGTTTTAGGGAAgtattttctctccctctgttcTTTCTGGCCTCTTGAACAGACCTCCTTT contains:
- the LOC127619491 gene encoding 60S ribosomal protein L14-like, with protein sequence MVFKRFVEIGRVAFIAFGPHEGKLVAIVDVIDQNRALVDGPCTGVKRQAMPFKCLQLTDYVIKVPHSARQKYVRRAWEKAEINQKWEESSWAKKIEARKKRATMSDFDRYKVMKAKKMRNKIIKHEMKKLQKAATAQKKA